A genomic segment from Corylus avellana chromosome ca5, CavTom2PMs-1.0 encodes:
- the LOC132182120 gene encoding 13-hydroxylupanine O-tigloyltransferase, which translates to MAPPLNFSVHVNEPELVWPEKPTPKEFKYLSNIDDQSGLRNHILFVHLYPPRATVGAPVQDPIMMIKQSLAKVLAFYYPVARRLRNADKGKLVVDCCGQEVIFRGANADITLAQLCKNGGLKPPFPQWDKLLVDDVWGSNLISNLITNSPLLRVQVTRLACGGFILAYTFNHCICDTYGAYQFITAVSELCKNPNRKTPSSLPAWGRETLRPRSPPIISYPHHEYDDNSGNPTIAYSVSDFGLVW; encoded by the coding sequence ATGGCACCACCACTCAACTTCTCGGTGCATGTCAATGAGCCTGAGCTCGTCTGGCCGGAGAAGCCAACCCCAAAAGAATTCAAATACTTATCCAACATTGATGACCAAAGTGGCCTAAGAAATCACATACTCTTTGTGCACTTGTATCCTCCACGTGCAACCGTGGGTGCGCCAGTCCAGGACCCAATCATGATGATTAAACAATCTCTGGCTAAGGTTCTAGCATTCTACTACCCTGTGGCCCGCCGGCTAAGAAATGCTGATAAAGGCAAGCTTGTTGTGGACTGCTGTGGGCAGGAAGTGATTTTTCGTGGTGCCAATGCTGATATTACACTAGCACAATTGTGCAAAAATGGTGGGTTGAAGCCACCATTCCCTCAGTGGGACAAGTTGCTTGTCGATGACGTCTGGGGCAGTAACTTGATAAGTAACTTGATAACCAATTCACCATTGCTCCGTGTGCAGGTAACAAGACTTGCTTGTGGAGGGTTCATCTTAGCTTACACATTCAACCATTGCATCTGTGATACTTATGGTGCTTACCAGTTCATTACAGCCGTGTCAGAATTATGCAAAAATCCAAACAGAAAAACTCCTTCCTCGCTACCCGCTTGGGGACGAGAAACACTAAGACCCCGGTCACCTCCCATCATCTCCTACCCACATCATGAGTATGATGACAACTCAGGAAACCCCACCATTGCTTATAGTGTTTCCGACTttggccttgtttggtaa